The following coding sequences are from one Nicotiana tomentosiformis chromosome 3, ASM39032v3, whole genome shotgun sequence window:
- the LOC104097243 gene encoding probable beta-1,3-galactosyltransferase 8, which yields MLFFMKNTGKAAANNRVLLAEEKKLNSSGRVWVPASVLWPWELNKLGNSKMRSGKLPVSGKSILVLCIASFLAGSIFSSQIWTQPNSEMNNDLVIPAIFNHEKLRTISRECDPKRKLAESNSGDIMGEVKKTHQAIQSLDKSMSTLENELAIARTRQTISHNAKENRASNHTTPNKAFIVVGINTAFSSRKRRDSLRETWMPKGDKLRKLEKEKGIVIRFVIGHSATRGGVLDRAIDSEDAQYKDFLRLDHVEGYHELSTKTRLYFSKAVSIWDADFYVKVDDDVHLNLGMLANTLAKYKSKPRVYIGCMKSGPVLSQKGVRYYEPEYWKFGEEGNKYFRHATGQIYGISRDLASYISINSGILHRYANEDVSLGSWLIGLEVEHVDERSMCCGTPPDCEWKAKGGNICVASFDWSCSGICKSVERMKDVHHSCGEGDAALWNVPLS from the exons ATGTTGTTCTTCATGAAGAATACTGGAAAAGCAGCAGCAAACAATAGGGTGCTGCTGGCCGAGGAAAAGAAGCTAAATAGCAGTGGCCGCGTTTGGGTTCCGGCTTCAGTATTGTGGCCGTGGGAGCTCAACAAACTGGGAAATTCAAAAATGAGATCAGGGAAACTCCCGGTTTCAGGGAAATCCATATTGGTGTTATGCATTGCAAGCTTTCTGGCTGGATCAATCTTTAGTAGCCAAATATGGACTCAACCTAATTCTGAAATGAATAATGATCTTGTGATCCCCGCCATTTTCAACCATGAGAAGCTTAGGACCATTTCACGTGAATGCGATCCCAAGCGT AAACTAGCCGAAAGCAATTCAGGAGACATCATGGGAGAAGTTAAGAAGACTCATCAAGCTATTCA ATCACTTGATAAAAGTATGTCAACATTGGAGAATGAATTGGCAATAGCTCGGACAAGGCAAACAATCAGTCACAATGCAAAGGAAAATAGGGCTTCAAATCACACCACACCGAATAAAGCATTCATCGTGGTGGGAATTAATACCGCATTCAGCAGCAGAAAAAGACGCGATTCTCTTAGAGAAACTTGGATGCCTAAAG GGGATAAGCTAAGGAAGCTAGAGAAAGAGAAGGGAATCGTGATACGGTTTGTGATAGGACACAGTGCTACACGAGGAGGAGTTCTTGATCGTGCCATTGATAGTGAGGATGCTCAGTACAAGGATTTCCTTCGACTTGACCACGTTGAGGGTTATCATGAGCTGTCCACCAAGACAAGATTGTATTTCTCTAAAGCTGTCTCCATTTGGGACGCTGACTTCTACGTTAAAGTGGACGATGATGTCCATCTCAACTTAG GTATGCTTGCGAACACATTAGCAAAATACAAATCCAAACCAAGAGTCTACATTGGATGCATGAAATCAGGGCCAGTTCTTTCCCAAAA AGGAGTAAGGTATTATGAGCCCGAGTATTGGAAATTTGGAGAAGAAGGAAACAAGTATTTCAGGCATGCCACGGGTCAAATATATGGCATCTCTAGAGACCTTGCTTCATATATCTCCATCAACTC GGGAATATTACATAGATATGCAAATGAAGACGTATCATTGGGATCATGGTTAATTGGGTTGGAAGTAGAGCATGTGGATGAGCGTTCAATGTGCTGTGGAACACCTCCAGATTGTGAGTGGAAAGCCAAAGGAGGAAATATATGTGTGGCATCATTTGATTGGTCATGCAGTGGGATATGCAAGTCGGTAGAGAGGATGAAAGATGTGCACCACTCATGCGGCGAAGGTGATGCAGCTCTTTGGAATGTTCCTCTCTCATGA